In one window of Cytophagaceae bacterium ABcell3 DNA:
- a CDS encoding thioredoxin family protein, with protein sequence MSFIGYENFDLNKTLEKAKQENKTVLLYFSSIACVNCRKMEEMINENSKIKDAILEEYIFITLMVDDRTPAEQELWKQSEFSKDTLRTIGKLNSQLQIELTKTGHQPHFAILTEDKKLVSTINFTEDKNDLLKFIKRKE encoded by the coding sequence TCGATTTAAATAAAACACTTGAAAAAGCAAAACAGGAAAACAAGACCGTATTGCTTTATTTTTCCAGTATAGCTTGCGTCAATTGTCGAAAAATGGAAGAAATGATAAATGAAAATTCAAAAATTAAGGATGCAATACTTGAAGAATATATTTTCATTACTTTAATGGTTGATGACCGGACACCAGCAGAACAAGAGCTCTGGAAACAAAGCGAATTTTCCAAAGACACGTTAAGAACTATCGGAAAATTGAATAGTCAGTTACAGATAGAATTAACTAAAACCGGGCATCAACCACATTTCGCAATCTTAACTGAAGATAAAAAGCTTGTTTCGACAATCAATTTTACAGAAGATAAAAATGACTTATTGAAATTTATAAAGAGAAAAGAATAA